The following are encoded together in the Rhinopithecus roxellana isolate Shanxi Qingling chromosome 5, ASM756505v1, whole genome shotgun sequence genome:
- the PAQR5 gene encoding membrane progestin receptor gamma isoform X1 produces the protein MLSLKLPRLFSIDQIPQVFHEQGILFGYRHPQSSATACILSLFQMTNETLNIWTHLLPFWFFAWRFVTALYVTDIENDNYSWPMLVYMCTSCVYPLASSCAHTFSSMSKNARHICYFLDYGAVNLFSLGSAIAYSAYTFPDTLVCTTFHDYYVAMAVLNTVLSTGLSCYSRFLEIQKPRLCKVIRVLAFAYPYMWDSLPIFYRLFLFPGESAQNEATSYHQKHMIMTLLASFLYSAHLPERLAPGRFDYIGHSHQLFHVCVILATHMQMEAILLDKTLRKEWLLATSKPFSFSHIAGAILLCIIFSLSNIIYFSAALYRIPKPELHKKET, from the exons GTGTTCCATGAGCAAGGCATCCTCTTCGGCTACCGCCATCCACAGAGTTCTGCCACTGCCTGCATCCTCAGCcttttccaaatgaccaatgaGACTCTCAACATTTGGACTCACTTGCTGCCCTTTTG GTTCTTTGCATGGAGGTTTGTGACCGCACTGTATGTGACAGACATCGAGAATGACAACTACTCCTGGCCCATGCTTGTGTACATGTGCACCAGCTGCGTGTACCCGCTTGCGTCCAGCTGTGCACACACCTTCAGCTCTATGTCCAAGAATGCCCGGCACATTTGCTACTTCCTGGACTATGGCGCCGTCAACCTCTTCAGCCTGG GCTCAGCCATTGCCTATTCTGCATACACGTTCCCAGACACGCTGGTGTGCACCACCTTCCACGACTACTACGTGGCCATGGCTGTACTGAACACCGTCCTCAGCACAGGCCTCTCCTGCTACTCCAG GTTTCTTGAAATCCAGAAGCCCAGACTCTGTAAGGTGATTCGTGTGCTCGCCTTTGCTTATCCGTACATGTGGGACTCCCTCCCCATCTTCTACAGG CTATTCCTGTTCCCTGGGGAGAGTGCACAAAATGAAGCCACCTCCTACCACCAGAAGCACATGATCATGACCCTCCTGGCCTCTTTCTTGTACTCTGCACACCTGCCGGAGCGCCTAGCCCCAGGACGCTTTGACTACATCG GTCACAGTCACCAGCTGTTTCATGTGTGTGTGATCCTGGCCACGCATATGCAGATGGAGGCCATACTTCTGGACAAGACTCTGAGGAAGGAATGGCTCCTAGCCACCTCCaagcccttctctttctctcacatagCCGGAGCCATACTTCTGTGCATCATcttcagcctcagcaacataatTTATTTCTCAGCTGCTCTGTACCGGATTCCCAAGCCGGAAttacacaaaaaagaaacatga
- the PAQR5 gene encoding membrane progestin receptor gamma isoform X2: MTNETLNIWTHLLPFWFFAWRFVTALYVTDIENDNYSWPMLVYMCTSCVYPLASSCAHTFSSMSKNARHICYFLDYGAVNLFSLGSAIAYSAYTFPDTLVCTTFHDYYVAMAVLNTVLSTGLSCYSRFLEIQKPRLCKVIRVLAFAYPYMWDSLPIFYRLFLFPGESAQNEATSYHQKHMIMTLLASFLYSAHLPERLAPGRFDYIGHSHQLFHVCVILATHMQMEAILLDKTLRKEWLLATSKPFSFSHIAGAILLCIIFSLSNIIYFSAALYRIPKPELHKKET, encoded by the exons atgaccaatgaGACTCTCAACATTTGGACTCACTTGCTGCCCTTTTG GTTCTTTGCATGGAGGTTTGTGACCGCACTGTATGTGACAGACATCGAGAATGACAACTACTCCTGGCCCATGCTTGTGTACATGTGCACCAGCTGCGTGTACCCGCTTGCGTCCAGCTGTGCACACACCTTCAGCTCTATGTCCAAGAATGCCCGGCACATTTGCTACTTCCTGGACTATGGCGCCGTCAACCTCTTCAGCCTGG GCTCAGCCATTGCCTATTCTGCATACACGTTCCCAGACACGCTGGTGTGCACCACCTTCCACGACTACTACGTGGCCATGGCTGTACTGAACACCGTCCTCAGCACAGGCCTCTCCTGCTACTCCAG GTTTCTTGAAATCCAGAAGCCCAGACTCTGTAAGGTGATTCGTGTGCTCGCCTTTGCTTATCCGTACATGTGGGACTCCCTCCCCATCTTCTACAGG CTATTCCTGTTCCCTGGGGAGAGTGCACAAAATGAAGCCACCTCCTACCACCAGAAGCACATGATCATGACCCTCCTGGCCTCTTTCTTGTACTCTGCACACCTGCCGGAGCGCCTAGCCCCAGGACGCTTTGACTACATCG GTCACAGTCACCAGCTGTTTCATGTGTGTGTGATCCTGGCCACGCATATGCAGATGGAGGCCATACTTCTGGACAAGACTCTGAGGAAGGAATGGCTCCTAGCCACCTCCaagcccttctctttctctcacatagCCGGAGCCATACTTCTGTGCATCATcttcagcctcagcaacataatTTATTTCTCAGCTGCTCTGTACCGGATTCCCAAGCCGGAAttacacaaaaaagaaacatga